DNA from Thermoleophilaceae bacterium:
AGCGCGGGTTCCACGTGATGACGTCGCCGTCGCGGCGCGCGACAGCCGAGCGCAGGTTGTCATAGACGCACTCGCGCGGGACGCCGCCGAGCCATGCGAGCGTGCGGACGTGGCCCTCCAGGAACGACTCGATCGTCATGTCGAAGCTGAAGTGCGCCGTCGACGCGCCCGAGTAGGGCAGCGAGCAGATCAGCGCGTAGACGCGCCGCTCACGGCCGGCGATCCTCGGCCGCGTCGGCATCTCCGCCCAATCGACCTGCAGCACCTGCCCCGGCCGATAACCCGTGCGCTGGGCCGGCCGCACCGCCCGCGGCCGCAGCCCAGCCATCCGCTTGCGCACCAGATCGACCGACCCCGCATAGCCGTAGTCATCGCGCAGCAGCTCGGTCACGCGCGGCGCCTTGATCTGCGGCCACTCCTCCAGCACCCGGCGCATCACCGGCTCGAGTGGATCGAGCATCGACCCCGCCGCCGCGCGCTCATAGCGCGGCGGCTCGTCCGCCTCGACCAGCCGCCGAACCGTCCGCCGGTTGATCCCCAGCCGGGCGGCGATCTCCCGCTGCGAGACCCCATCCGCCGCCATCGCCCGCACCTGCGCCCACTCCACCGCGCTGCGCACCTCCTCCGACCTCCTCGTCGCCGACCCCGACGAGCGTGAAGGCCAACCCGGTCACCACCCCCATCGTCGGAGGCGGCGCACTATTCACTTCCTAGAGGTGGCGCAGTATTGGGCGCCCGGCGTCACATAGCAGATAAATCGGAGCAGGGCAGCACCGGCCGGAAGCGGAGCGGGCGTCGGCGGGTCGGGGCGGAGCGGGCAGGGGAGTGGCACCAAGGAGCAGCAAGGAACGGCAAGCAGGCAGGAGGTCGGAACTGGAGTGAGCGGGCGGGGACGAGGCGCGGTGGTTGGCGATGAGGGGGATGCGAGTCGCGGATCGGGTTCGGGGTCGTGTTCAGTGTCGAGCAAGAGGTGCGCAGCGGGCACGGGGCGAGCGTCTTCGCGTGCTGGTGCGGACGCTCGTTCGGCGTTCTCGCTCGCTCTCCGCGCCACGCTTCCTCCAGTCCGAATCCCGCGCGCTGCCGGCCCGCGTCCCGGTTAAAGGCGGCGCCGCCGATATTCGCGACGGTTGCGACTCTTGCAGGACTCGCCGCTACGGTACGACTCCGATGGCAGATGCGGTCGGGCGCTCGGGCGGGTCGCGCCGACTGCGTGAGCTACGTCACGTCACCAGGGCGGGACCACGCCGGCAGGCAGCCAGCCCCAGCCGCTCGTAGGATCCTCCGCGTCGTCCAACTCCGTGCACAGTTGTCGGAGTTGGTCTCGGAAGGGGTCCCGCGTAGCAAAGGTGGCTCGGACAAATCGGCCCTCATCGAGGAACTCCACGGCCAGCGTGTCGCCACCGGCGGGTTCAGCCACGTCGCGCCGCGCGGCAAGCGCGACGATTCCTCGGGAGACAGCGGTCAAAATGTTGAAGCGAAGGTCCGCGTGGCCAGTCCGCCTCTCGCCCATCCCGACGTGTGTGATGTTCGTGGTTGCTGTTCCCGACATCACGGTGTCGTCTGGCGCGGTATCAAGGCGGGCCTCGACAGCGACGTCGAGCCGCGGCTCCCTGTTCTTGCCCGCGGGCCGCATGGGCACGTGTGGCGCGAGGGCGCGCGGCAGTGCGATGTAGGCCGTGCCGCGTTCGCCACGCAGGCCCTTTAGATCCTGCTCGGACAGGATCTTGACGATGCCCGCCACTCCGGCTGGTAGCGGCTGCGCATCCTGTATCTGCCCCACCGGTGCGGCCTGGGCCGGCGGCGGCTTCGCCTTTGGAATCGCCGGAACCCCCAAGATCCGCGCCAGCGGCGGACGGTTCCTGCGAATTGACGGCCCCGCTCGGTCGCGACGGCGCCTGAGTGCCATGCCCGAAGGTTCGACTACGCGTTCGGCCTCCAGCTGGCGAATCGCTTCGGCGTCAATCGGGATGGCTTGCTCGGAAGGGTTCTTCGCCCAATCGGTTATGGCGTCGCGAATACCATCGAAGATGAGTGGAGTTCCCCCGTTTCGGTGGACACGGGTTGGTTATGCGGCCACAGCCGCG
Protein-coding regions in this window:
- the istA gene encoding IS21 family transposase, whose translation is MRSAVEWAQVRAMAADGVSQREIAARLGINRRTVRRLVEADEPPRYERAAAGSMLDPLEPVMRRVLEEWPQIKAPRVTELLRDDYGYAGSVDLVRKRMAGLRPRAVRPAQRTGYRPGQVLQVDWAEMPTRPRIAGRERRVYALICSLPYSGASTAHFSFDMTIESFLEGHVRTLAWLGGVPRECVYDNLRSAVARRDGDVITWNPRFLQLRGHYAFHATACTPQTPREKGSVEGAVRYTKTGFWRARRFGSLAELDEAYADWRDRIALPRRHATARHIVAERLAHERELLRPLPPIGFDAAGRRPSRVPLDGYLKHAGSFYRAPEGLVHQRVELRFDRDEVWIEHRGECVARYPRSYQAGTWQPAPRMRPEPPQPAAIVPITAPQIVPPALSDYAGLCA